The stretch of DNA CCTGAAGGATCACAAATAGAGGCAAGACCTGTATGTCCTGCTAAACACATTTACTGAGGTGGACACATAAGGGCTGTATAatagaataacccctttaaacagaatCTATCACCAGTGAAGACCTGACTCCTGGCATCCCtacaatcagctgtttaaggaggCTGTGGCACTCTGGTGATCGCAGTGGCCTGTTTCTaggtcagtgacatcacatttCTTAGCCACATGACCTATTTGCAGCcctgtcctattcaagtgaatgggactaggCTGCAATACGAAGCACATAGAGTGTAAGGCACTAGGCTTtttatgctgtgaggaggctccacagcctcttcaaacagctggtcaataggggtgctaggagtcagactcccaccaatcagatattgactacctatcctaaggataggttataaatattaaactcctggaaaatctctttactaaaatataaTCATCATGCTTTTTGGATTGTTTCCTATAGGAACAATTATTTAAACGACACAGTATCACTGAGTAGATAGTGAAAAAATAGAGAAATAGTTACAGAGCGTCATGGCCACTTcttgctggtttaaaaaataaaaaggacaaagaATTCCAGGGACATCACTTACAAACCAAGGACTCTCCTTGGAGATAGGATACAATTGACTGATTTACAGCTATTAACTCCATATCCTGTGCATATAATGTGCTGCAACATTGACAATTTCCAAACAATATTTTAATAGCACCACATAAGTTTATTCCACCTTCAGTGATCTTTTAGCTTATGTAATTTATTCTACCTAGATTTATTCTATCTAGATCACTGGTTCCATTAAAGACGTCcccttttctataaaaaaaagcgAGCCATCAGCTAATAGCCACAGGGTCACCTCCCAACCCGCTCAATCTTTTCTTGTCACCAATAAAGCTGGGGCTTGCCAAAGAGTAATGTGAATATGGTATTACAGATGTGGtcttccttacctttcctcttggtTAGATGTATCCAGAAATGTGTGGTGAAAGAtaaccacataaaaaaaaaaaaagacatgattTTGCGACAGTTTGTCATGAGATGTCTATCCTATATGTCAATGTGTAGCCACACATTACAGCCTGATTTTGCAAGCATTTCATAATATTGTATTGAATTAGTTTTTATGAGAAATTAGCTCAAATTTGAGATAAGGTAAGGGTCCTTGCTACCCTGTCCAAATTGAAAGGCTGATCAGGTAATGATATATAGCCAAAGCAGGTGTGCCACAATGGGACAAGCTCCTACTTAGCCATCCCCTGTTATGGCTCATAGAGGGAGGTCTAAGGAAGAACGCTTCTTTTCTGTTAGGTTCATATGGAATCCAatcgaaaaacaaacaaacttctATTTGACCCCTATATTAAATTGGAGGCAAACAGATATAGAGAAAGCTACTCATGTATCTCTATGGGGACACCAttatggctctgtgcaatggggGACCCTTAATGTACCTTTGTGCACGAGAGCTTATAAAAATAGCAAGTCTAAGTTTGTGTTAAACAGGTTGTCTTAAAAATGAATCACCTGTGGGAAATGTTATAAAATTATAAAGCAATTGTTAGTCACCTGTTAAATCTTCCACCGATCTGGCcctgatacttagatgattccctGCAGTCTTTGTTTATTTTCCTGGTTTGATGATATGGTCTAGCCAATCAATGGACTTATTGATATCATGAAGATTAGCTGCAGGCCACATGTATGTATGGCACATCATCCAAGAAAATAAGTAAAGACCAGCAGGAACCATGGTAGCGGCAGACCTGGATCGGCAGGGAATTTAtcagatgattttttatttaaattctaGCATTTACCTGCAGCTAATTTAACTTCTTATACTCTCAAACAACACCTTTATAATTTTTGGGACTTTCTTCCTAGAGGATTCCTCTTTCCTAGAGGATTTTACACATTTACAAGGACaggttttatataattttttatggcCATCTGATAATCTGAGATATCTAATAATCCACTGCCCTTCAGGCCCATTCAAAGTAAATTAAAGGAATTTTACTGCATCGTTATAAACTTTTAGATCAGCATAATGGAAAATGATATCAGGTTTAAAAGGGAATTCTAGGAatataatattgatgatctatccttgagacaggtcatcaatatctgattggtgggggtctgacacccagcatcgccactgatcagctgattgaagaggcAGCGATGCTTTAGTGAGAGATGCGGCCTCCTCAAAGCTTACTAAGTTCATTATATATTGTCTGTGCTTGGTAATGCAGCCCATTGACGTCACCAGAGCACTGCAGTCTCTTTAAACAGTTGATTGGCTGGGGTACCAGAagctggacccccaccaattagattGAGTTATCTCCTATACCGTATATATTATTAACACAATTACTGTATATTAAGTTTGTTTCCAGACATCTCTTGAAATGTGACTTGTAACAAATGCTGTGTCTATATGATAGGTTCCAGCTACACAGCATCCAAAGggtaaaactggaaaaaaaaaagttttagggaATAGTCAGTGGAGGTTTCTTCCTTGTACCCCGGAGACCTATAGGGGAAACGGACTAGAGGACAAGCGTTAcacgttttgttttgtttttctatagGGGCTCAACACCAGAGCTCAGAAAAGGAAAGAAAGCAATTGTAATTCATACTGAGTTGTAGGCTTTGTGTGATGAAAGCGATGGACCGAtgcctgggagattgctttgctgCACTCCACGAAGCAGATTTGAAACTGTCGTGGACCACTTTAGATGAGAGTTGGATTATGGAATGACCTTCAATGTCTGTGTCATATTGTTGAGCACAGGGTACATTATGCTGTGCTAACTAGGTGCTCAGCACCAAATAAGAGAGGTATCCTAGATGTGATCTGTCAGCTGTGTCTCATATTTTTAGATTGGGGAGAAAACTGATATTGTGTAGCCAGCCACCACTGCAGACATAGCATTTTAAGTGTTTCTGGAGACCTGTATCTGTGTTTTACAAAAATCTATCACTTGACTGGTCTAAAAATAAGAATATCTGCTAATTATCTAATATATTTTTACATGCAGTATATTGTGCATGAAATAATTATGGTATTATTGTATTgatcctttttcttttttatttataaaggcTTGAAGATGCAGTGGACGCCAGAGCATGCTCAATGGCCAGAACAGCACTTCGATATATCGTCAACCACGAGGTCACCGGCTCATAAAGTGGAAGCATATCGTGGTCATTTGCAACGCACTTACCAGTATGCCTGGGCCAATGATGATATATCAGCTTTAACTGCATCAAATCTACTGAAAAAGTATGCTGAGAAATATTCTGGAATATTGGAAGGATCTATGGAAAGACCTCTTCTCAGCAATTACACTGAAGCTCAGTCAGGCCTTGTGAATGGTCGAAAAAATGATGGAGAACCTTGGAACTCAGACGTCTATCCTATGAATTGTGTTTCCGATGTTATTGCAGCAAGCAAAACTGGAGTAGGAGCCACTATACCTCCATCAGATGCCAGCCTAGGCAGTTCTCCTGGGGTGGGCAACAACTTGTCAGAATCTAGTTATTCCAGTACATGTGGAAGTCACTCAGTTCCTAGTCTACATTCAGGGCTACCGTCTCAGGAATATGGAGCAAGCTATAATGGCTCCTACCTGCATTCAAGCTACAGTAGTCAATCTGCATCTGCATTGCCATCACCTCATCCATCCCCACTTCATAGTTCcggcctcctacagcctcctccacctccaccaccCCCATCAGCTCTTGTACCAGGCTACAATGGAGCCTCTAACCTTTCAAGCTACAACTATCCACCTGCAGGCTATCCTCCACAGTCTAGTGTTGGGTCAGGGTATAGCCCTGGAAGTGCACCACCTCCTTCTGCTTACCTCCCTTCTGGTATCCCTGCCCCAACTCCTCTTCCACCAACAACAGTTCCAGGCTACAGCTATCAAACACATGGTTTGACCCCAATTACTCCATCAAGCTCAGCTAGCTCCCTCAAAAGAAAAGCGTTCTATATGGCAGGACAGGGGGATTTAGATTCTAGTTATGGAAGCTATAGTTATGGACAACAAAGAACCTCACATAGCCCTATGTACAGAATGCCCGACACAAGTATATCCAACTCAAATAGAGGAAATGGCTATGACCGAAGTTCTGAGTCTTCATCCTTGGCATTCAAACCCACAAAGCAGCTAGCTCCTACTGATCAGCAAAGAAAATTTAGCAGTCAGTCAACAAGAGCCCTTACACCACCTTCATATAGCACTGGAAAGAATTCAAGATCAAGTGAAGCTTTTGTAAAATACAACTCATCTGcaatcaatgaacacaatgaagAGCATAGACAACTGCTCCCACATACTCTGCAAGGCCCCGGACTTCATACAGCTACCTCATCCAACCACTCTGTGGACGAACAGCTGAAGAACACTGATACTCACCTCATTGACCTTGTAACTAATGAGATTATCAACCAGGGACATCCAGTTGACTGGGATGAGATTGCTGGCCTTGATTTGGTAAAGGCATTTATAAAGGAAGAAGTATTATGGCCTGTTATCCGATCTGATGCATTCAGTGGGCTTACAGCTTTGCCTAGGAGCTTACTTTTATTTGGACCTAGAGGAACGGGCAAAACATTATTGGGCAGATGTATAGCTAGTCAGCTAGGTGCCACATtctttaaaattaccggctctaatCTTGTCACAAAGTGGATTAATGAAGGAGAAAAAATTGTCCATGCATCCTTTCTTGTGGCAAGGTGTCGGCAACCTTCTGTGATTTTTGTAAGTGACATAGACATGCTACTTTCTTCCCAAGTAGGTGAAGAACACAATCCAATAAGCAGAATGAGAACAGAGTTTCTTATGCAGTTAGATTCCGTTCTTTCATCTGCTGAGGACCAAATAGTTGTTATTTGTGCCACAAGTAAACCCGAAGAAATAGATGAATCTCTAAGGAGATATTTCATGAAGAGACTTCTTATCCCTCTTCCAGACAGCACAGCCAGACatcaaataataatacaattgctCTCACAGCACAATTACTGTCTCAATGACAAAGAAGTTGCACTCCTAGTGCAGCGCACAGAAGGTTTTTCTGGACTGGATGTGGCTCGCTTGTGTCAGGAAGCTGTGGTTGGTCCTCTCCATGCCATACCACCCTCAGACCTCTCAGCTATT from Bufo bufo chromosome 7, aBufBuf1.1, whole genome shotgun sequence encodes:
- the FIGN gene encoding fidgetin isoform X1; amino-acid sequence: MISSSSVYGLKMQWTPEHAQWPEQHFDISSTTRSPAHKVEAYRGHLQRTYQYAWANDDISALTASNLLKKYAEKYSGILEGSMERPLLSNYTEAQSGLVNGRKNDGEPWNSDVYPMNCVSDVIAASKTGVGATIPPSDASLGSSPGVGNNLSESSYSSTCGSHSVPSLHSGLPSQEYGASYNGSYLHSSYSSQSASALPSPHPSPLHSSGLLQPPPPPPPPSALVPGYNGASNLSSYNYPPAGYPPQSSVGSGYSPGSAPPPSAYLPSGIPAPTPLPPTTVPGYSYQTHGLTPITPSSSASSLKRKAFYMAGQGDLDSSYGSYSYGQQRTSHSPMYRMPDTSISNSNRGNGYDRSSESSSLAFKPTKQLAPTDQQRKFSSQSTRALTPPSYSTGKNSRSSEAFVKYNSSAINEHNEEHRQLLPHTLQGPGLHTATSSNHSVDEQLKNTDTHLIDLVTNEIINQGHPVDWDEIAGLDLVKAFIKEEVLWPVIRSDAFSGLTALPRSLLLFGPRGTGKTLLGRCIASQLGATFFKITGSNLVTKWINEGEKIVHASFLVARCRQPSVIFVSDIDMLLSSQVGEEHNPISRMRTEFLMQLDSVLSSAEDQIVVICATSKPEEIDESLRRYFMKRLLIPLPDSTARHQIIIQLLSQHNYCLNDKEVALLVQRTEGFSGLDVARLCQEAVVGPLHAIPPSDLSAIMPSQLRPVTYQDFENVFCKIQPSISQKELDTYIEWNKMFGCSQ
- the FIGN gene encoding fidgetin isoform X2 produces the protein MIGLKMQWTPEHAQWPEQHFDISSTTRSPAHKVEAYRGHLQRTYQYAWANDDISALTASNLLKKYAEKYSGILEGSMERPLLSNYTEAQSGLVNGRKNDGEPWNSDVYPMNCVSDVIAASKTGVGATIPPSDASLGSSPGVGNNLSESSYSSTCGSHSVPSLHSGLPSQEYGASYNGSYLHSSYSSQSASALPSPHPSPLHSSGLLQPPPPPPPPSALVPGYNGASNLSSYNYPPAGYPPQSSVGSGYSPGSAPPPSAYLPSGIPAPTPLPPTTVPGYSYQTHGLTPITPSSSASSLKRKAFYMAGQGDLDSSYGSYSYGQQRTSHSPMYRMPDTSISNSNRGNGYDRSSESSSLAFKPTKQLAPTDQQRKFSSQSTRALTPPSYSTGKNSRSSEAFVKYNSSAINEHNEEHRQLLPHTLQGPGLHTATSSNHSVDEQLKNTDTHLIDLVTNEIINQGHPVDWDEIAGLDLVKAFIKEEVLWPVIRSDAFSGLTALPRSLLLFGPRGTGKTLLGRCIASQLGATFFKITGSNLVTKWINEGEKIVHASFLVARCRQPSVIFVSDIDMLLSSQVGEEHNPISRMRTEFLMQLDSVLSSAEDQIVVICATSKPEEIDESLRRYFMKRLLIPLPDSTARHQIIIQLLSQHNYCLNDKEVALLVQRTEGFSGLDVARLCQEAVVGPLHAIPPSDLSAIMPSQLRPVTYQDFENVFCKIQPSISQKELDTYIEWNKMFGCSQ